AGCACCGCCAGTGCAACCGCTTTCGACGTCGGTGTGCTCTTCACCACGCCATACGAGCGACTCCGACTGGGTGCCGCGATGTCGAATTTCGGCCCGAAAATGCAGATGAGCGGCCGGGACATCATTTTCAGTACGGACCCGTCTCCGGACCAGGAAGGGACCGTGGAAATCGTGAACTCGGAATTCCTGATGGATCGGCACCCGCTGCCCCTCATGTTCCGGGTGGGTCTGGCCTGGGATGCCGTCCTCACGGAGGATTACCGTCTGGTCCTGCTCACAGATGCGGCGCATCCGAATGACAACAGTGAATACCTGAACCTCGGATCGGAGCTGTCCGTGAGGGATCTGATCGCCCTGCGCGTCGGATACCGGAATCTCTTCGAAACGGATGGAGAGCAAGGACTTACGTTCGGCGGAGGGTTGAATGTCCGCATTGACCGCTCCGTTCGCATTAAGATTGACTATGCGTATGCCGATTTCGGTCGCCTGGAACAGACCCACTGGTACACGTTCAACCTCCAGTTCTGATATTCGGCTGGTTCCGTTGCGTCGGCACCGCCTGTCCAAACCCTATTCCATTCGACATGCGATTGTCTGTTCGCCTGATGGTCGCCGCAGCGTCACTGCTGCTGGTGATTCCCGTTCATGCCCAACTGATTCACGATGTCGTGAACACGGAGGTCGCGCTGGGGCCGGTTTCGGTACAGCAGAACGGGAAGCAAACGGTCTGGACGCGCACGGCTGAGGCCGGGACGGCGCCTTTCACCGGCGTAGCCGTGGAGTTGGGATCCCACGCTGAGTCCATCCACGCCGACGTCCGATTCAGCA
The Rhodothermales bacterium genome window above contains:
- a CDS encoding PorV/PorQ family protein; the protein is MKRITILLVLLTVGALPSWAQLSQENGATRTITKTGTTAAQFLKLGVGSRAISMGGAFVAEANDLSSLYWNPAGLARMNGSAVQLSHTQYLADIDYNYAAFGLNLGTMGTLAASLLYLDSGDMAVRTTTEPEGTGERFSKQDFAVQVSYARALTDRFSIGSTIKFIREKIWHSTASATAFDVGVLFTTPYERLRLGAAMSNFGPKMQMSGRDIIFSTDPSPDQEGTVEIVNSEFLMDRHPLPLMFRVGLAWDAVLTEDYRLVLLTDAAHPNDNSEYLNLGSELSVRDLIALRVGYRNLFETDGEQGLTFGGGLNVRIDRSVRIKIDYAYADFGRLEQTHWYTFNLQF